The Mesorhizobium sp. M1D.F.Ca.ET.043.01.1.1 genome contains a region encoding:
- the mtnA gene encoding S-methyl-5-thioribose-1-phosphate isomerase — protein MNVGERHYRTIWLSDDKRSVEIIDQRWLPHEFRVERIGTVAGIATAIRDMWVRGAPLIGVTAAYGVAIQMTDDASDEALDAVWETLNKTRPTAINLRWALDGMRRFLKPLAPQQRAEAAYKRAVEIADEDVGLNRAIGENGLAIIREIAARKKPGETVNILTHCNAGWLATVDYGTATAPIYLATEAGIPVHVYVDETRPRNQGAQLTAWEMAGHGVPHTLIVDNAGGHLMQHGDIDMVIVGTDRTTANGDVCNKIGTYLKALAAADNDVPFYVALPSPTIDWTVADGLAEIPIEERSGDEVSLVWGKTADGKVAQVRVSPDATPAANPAFDVTPARLVTGLITERGVAKASREGLRAMFPERGD, from the coding sequence GCACGAGTTCCGCGTCGAGAGGATCGGAACCGTCGCCGGCATCGCCACCGCGATCCGCGACATGTGGGTGCGCGGCGCGCCGCTGATCGGCGTCACCGCAGCCTATGGCGTCGCCATCCAGATGACCGACGATGCCTCGGACGAAGCACTCGACGCGGTTTGGGAGACGCTCAACAAGACGCGGCCGACGGCGATCAACCTGCGCTGGGCGCTGGACGGGATGCGCCGCTTCCTGAAGCCGCTCGCGCCGCAACAGCGAGCCGAGGCGGCTTACAAGCGGGCCGTGGAGATCGCCGACGAGGATGTCGGGCTGAACCGTGCCATCGGCGAGAACGGGCTTGCCATCATCAGGGAGATCGCGGCGCGCAAGAAGCCTGGCGAGACCGTCAACATCCTGACCCACTGCAACGCCGGCTGGCTGGCGACGGTCGACTACGGCACCGCCACCGCGCCGATCTACCTGGCGACCGAGGCCGGCATTCCGGTCCATGTCTATGTCGACGAGACCAGGCCGCGCAACCAGGGCGCCCAGCTGACGGCCTGGGAGATGGCCGGCCATGGCGTGCCGCACACGCTGATCGTCGACAATGCCGGCGGCCACCTGATGCAGCATGGCGACATCGACATGGTGATCGTCGGCACCGACCGCACCACCGCCAATGGCGACGTCTGCAACAAGATCGGCACCTATCTCAAGGCGCTTGCCGCCGCCGACAATGACGTGCCCTTCTATGTCGCGCTCCCCTCGCCCACCATCGACTGGACGGTCGCCGACGGACTTGCCGAGATCCCGATCGAGGAACGCTCCGGCGACGAGGTCTCGCTGGTCTGGGGCAAGACGGCCGACGGCAAGGTCGCGCAGGTGCGCGTCTCGCCCGACGCCACGCCGGCGGCGAACCCGGCCTTCGACGTGACGCCGGCGCGGCTGGTGACAGGGCTGATCACGGAGCGCGGTGTGGCAAAAGCCTCGCGCGAGGGATTGAGGGCGATGTTTCCGGAGCGGGGTGACTGA